A portion of the Limisphaera ngatamarikiensis genome contains these proteins:
- a CDS encoding VanZ family protein, which yields MRRLRGWLWYWVPVGLWMALIFTASADSASAPRTSRIIGPLVRWLFPDWPEAWVEVAVLVVRKLAHVVEYAVLAFLVWRALWRPRRPELRFWEWRPAVWSLVVVFLYAVTDEYHQTFVPDRQGSLRDVLLDTAGGILGLAFAWGLTRWWYRSPARKERTAGAAASLGAGGS from the coding sequence GTGCGACGGTTGCGTGGTTGGCTGTGGTATTGGGTGCCGGTCGGGCTGTGGATGGCGCTGATCTTTACGGCTTCGGCGGACAGCGCGTCGGCACCGCGAACTTCCCGCATTATCGGTCCGTTGGTGCGGTGGTTGTTTCCTGACTGGCCGGAGGCGTGGGTTGAGGTGGCGGTGTTGGTTGTGCGGAAACTGGCGCATGTGGTCGAGTACGCCGTGTTGGCGTTCCTGGTTTGGCGGGCCTTATGGCGGCCGCGACGACCGGAGTTGCGGTTTTGGGAATGGCGTCCTGCGGTGTGGAGCCTGGTGGTGGTGTTTCTGTATGCGGTAACGGACGAGTACCATCAGACGTTTGTACCGGACCGGCAGGGGAGTCTGAGGGATGTGCTGCTTGACACGGCGGGTGGAATTCTGGGTCTGGCGTTTGCGTGGGGGCTGACGCGGTGGTGGTACCGGAGTCCGGCGCGCAAGGAGCG